Proteins from one Acidiphilium multivorum AIU301 genomic window:
- a CDS encoding hydantoinase B/oxoprolinase family protein: MQTGPATASSEPAPRWRFWIDRGGTFADIVAIAPDGARRTLKLLSENPGSYDDAAIAGIRICLGLGQDDPMPVDAIEAVKMGTTVATNALLERKGARVLLLTDRGLGDVLRIGTQARPDLFAFDIRLPSMLYERVAEIGGRIGADGAEIETLDEAAAIAALTGARAAGIESVAIARMHAWRHPAHELRLAQLAADLGFRQISASHAVSPVLRLVPRGDTTVADAYLSPVLRRYVDRVAAGLPGARLFFMQSHGGLAEAHHFTGKDAILSGPAGGIVGAVRTAQMAGIDRIIGFDMGGTSTDVAIHDRAYERSLETEIAGVRLRVPMLSINTVAAGGGSVLGFDGARLRVGPDSAGANPGPACYRLGGPLTVTDANLFLGKLAPHHFPKIFGPTHDEALDAAVVQQKFTELAAEVAAATGTAQTPERIAEGFISIAVAHMAQAIKQISIQKGRDPAAFALACFGGAGGQHACLVAEALGMRTILIHPLAGVLSAYGMGLADQIVLREQAVERELSADSVASIEEVAAGLARAAATALAEQGVDPGVVRTLRRAQLRYAGTDTPLPVTLDDATAMRAAFEAAHRRLFGFVAADRALIVESVEVEAVAPGEKVTEQMLPARASGRPEPIDHIRLYSRGTWHNAPVFDREALFAGDTVDGPAMLREANATTIVEPGWRAEITPHNHLLITHRAAIRTAASADDASLDPVRLELFNNLFMAVAEQAGAVLRNTASSVNIKERLDFSCALFDAEGNLVANAPHVPVHLGAMGESVRTVLRRRGAALRPGDAIALNNPFDGGTHLPDITVITPIFDDAGTTLRGFLASRGHHADIGGRTPGSMPPFATTLEEEGVVIDDMKLVDAGVFQEEALRAVLSGAAYPARNPDECVADLKAQLAANEAGIAAFRAMVDQYGWPTVAAYIAHVMNNAEASVRRAIGRLRDGSWDYRMDDGARLMVAIRVDRAAGTATIDFTGTAPQHKGNFNAPPAVTRAAVLYVFRCLVDDEIPLNEGCLRPLTIIIPAGSFLNPAPGAAVVAGNTEVSQAVTAALLGALGVVASAQATMNNLLFGNARHQYYETICGGAGAGPDFDGCDAVHTHMTNTRMTDPEVLELRYPVRVETFEIRRGSGGAGRHRGGDGVRRRLRFLEPMTVTILASRRTVPPFGMDGGAPGAAGRQWVERAEVGGEVRIEAMGGRDQATIAAGDSVVIETPGGGGYGNP, translated from the coding sequence ATGCAGACCGGCCCGGCGACCGCTTCATCCGAACCCGCGCCCCGCTGGCGATTCTGGATCGACCGCGGCGGCACCTTCGCCGACATCGTGGCGATCGCGCCGGACGGCGCGCGGCGGACGCTCAAGCTGCTGTCCGAAAACCCCGGCAGCTATGATGACGCGGCGATAGCCGGAATCCGCATCTGCCTTGGCCTCGGGCAGGACGATCCGATGCCGGTGGATGCGATCGAGGCGGTCAAGATGGGCACCACCGTCGCCACCAACGCGCTGCTCGAGCGCAAGGGCGCGCGGGTGCTGCTGCTGACCGATCGGGGCTTGGGCGATGTGTTGCGGATCGGCACCCAGGCGCGGCCCGACCTCTTCGCGTTCGACATCCGGCTGCCGAGCATGCTCTACGAGCGCGTGGCCGAAATCGGCGGGCGCATCGGCGCCGATGGCGCCGAGATCGAGACGCTTGACGAAGCGGCGGCGATTGCGGCCCTGACCGGCGCGCGGGCGGCGGGGATCGAGAGCGTCGCCATCGCGCGGATGCACGCGTGGCGCCATCCGGCGCATGAGCTGCGGCTGGCGCAACTCGCCGCCGATCTCGGCTTTCGCCAGATCTCCGCGAGCCATGCGGTCAGCCCGGTGCTCCGGCTGGTCCCGCGCGGCGACACCACGGTGGCGGATGCCTATCTCTCGCCCGTCCTGCGCCGCTATGTCGATCGTGTCGCCGCCGGCCTGCCGGGCGCGCGGCTGTTCTTCATGCAGTCGCATGGCGGCCTCGCCGAGGCGCACCACTTCACCGGCAAGGATGCGATCCTCTCCGGCCCTGCGGGCGGCATCGTCGGTGCCGTCCGCACCGCTCAGATGGCCGGGATAGACCGCATCATCGGGTTCGACATGGGCGGCACCTCCACCGATGTCGCGATCCATGACCGCGCCTACGAGCGAAGCCTCGAGACCGAAATCGCCGGCGTGCGGCTGCGGGTGCCGATGCTGTCGATCAACACTGTCGCCGCCGGCGGCGGCTCGGTTCTCGGCTTCGATGGCGCCCGTCTGCGCGTCGGGCCCGACAGTGCCGGGGCGAATCCCGGCCCCGCCTGCTACCGGCTGGGCGGCCCGCTGACCGTGACCGACGCCAATCTCTTCCTCGGCAAGCTGGCGCCGCATCACTTCCCGAAGATTTTCGGCCCCACCCATGACGAGGCGCTGGATGCCGCGGTGGTGCAGCAGAAATTCACTGAGCTCGCCGCCGAAGTCGCCGCCGCAACCGGCACCGCGCAGACGCCGGAGCGCATCGCCGAGGGGTTCATCAGCATCGCCGTTGCGCATATGGCGCAGGCCATCAAGCAGATCTCGATCCAGAAGGGGCGCGACCCGGCGGCGTTCGCGCTCGCCTGTTTCGGCGGCGCCGGCGGTCAGCACGCCTGCCTCGTCGCCGAGGCGCTGGGCATGCGGACCATCCTGATCCACCCGCTCGCCGGCGTGCTGTCGGCCTATGGCATGGGTCTGGCTGACCAGATCGTGCTGCGCGAGCAGGCGGTGGAACGCGAGCTGAGCGCCGATTCCGTGGCGTCGATCGAGGAGGTGGCCGCCGGCCTCGCCCGCGCCGCCGCCACCGCCCTGGCCGAGCAGGGGGTCGATCCCGGCGTCGTGCGGACGCTGCGCCGCGCCCAGCTGCGCTATGCCGGCACCGACACGCCCCTGCCGGTGACCCTGGACGATGCAACTGCCATGCGCGCCGCGTTCGAGGCCGCGCATCGCCGCCTGTTCGGCTTCGTCGCGGCGGACCGCGCGCTGATCGTCGAGAGCGTCGAGGTCGAGGCCGTGGCGCCGGGCGAGAAGGTGACAGAGCAGATGCTGCCCGCCCGCGCGTCCGGCCGGCCGGAGCCGATCGACCATATCCGCCTCTACAGCCGCGGCACCTGGCACAACGCCCCGGTATTCGACCGCGAGGCCCTGTTCGCCGGCGATACGGTGGACGGCCCGGCAATGCTGCGCGAGGCCAACGCCACCACCATCGTCGAACCCGGCTGGCGCGCCGAAATCACCCCGCACAACCACCTGCTCATCACGCACCGCGCCGCAATCAGGACTGCCGCCAGCGCCGATGACGCCAGCCTCGATCCGGTGCGCCTCGAACTGTTCAACAACCTGTTCATGGCCGTCGCCGAGCAGGCCGGTGCGGTGCTGCGCAACACCGCAAGCAGCGTGAACATCAAGGAGAGGCTCGATTTCTCCTGCGCGCTGTTCGACGCCGAGGGCAATCTCGTGGCGAATGCGCCGCATGTCCCGGTGCATCTCGGCGCGATGGGCGAAAGCGTGCGGACCGTGCTGCGCCGCCGCGGCGCGGCTCTCAGGCCCGGCGATGCCATCGCGCTGAACAACCCGTTCGACGGCGGCACCCATCTGCCGGACATCACCGTCATTACCCCGATCTTCGACGATGCGGGCACCACGCTGCGCGGCTTTCTGGCGTCGCGCGGGCATCATGCCGATATCGGCGGCCGAACCCCGGGGTCGATGCCGCCCTTCGCCACCACGCTGGAAGAGGAAGGCGTGGTGATCGACGACATGAAGCTGGTCGATGCCGGCGTGTTCCAGGAAGAGGCGCTGCGCGCGGTGCTCTCCGGTGCCGCCTATCCGGCCCGCAACCCCGATGAATGCGTGGCCGATCTCAAGGCCCAGCTCGCCGCCAACGAAGCGGGCATCGCCGCGTTCCGGGCCATGGTCGACCAGTATGGCTGGCCCACCGTCGCCGCCTATATCGCGCATGTGATGAACAACGCCGAGGCCTCGGTCCGCCGCGCCATCGGCCGGCTGCGCGACGGCAGCTGGGACTACCGGATGGACGATGGCGCGCGGCTCATGGTCGCCATCAGGGTCGACCGCGCCGCCGGCACCGCCACCATCGATTTCACCGGCACCGCGCCGCAGCACAAGGGCAATTTCAACGCCCCGCCCGCCGTCACCCGCGCGGCCGTCCTCTACGTGTTCCGCTGCCTCGTCGACGATGAAATCCCGCTGAACGAAGGCTGCCTCCGGCCGCTCACCATCATCATCCCCGCCGGCAGTTTCCTCAACCCGGCACCCGGTGCGGCTGTGGTCGCCGGCAACACCGAGGTCAGCCAGGCGGTGACGGCGGCGCTGCTCGGCGCGCTCGGCGTCGTCGCGTCGGCGCAGGCGACGATGAACAACCTGCTCTTCGGCAACGCCCGCCACCAATATTACGAAACCATCTGCGGCGGCGCCGGCGCCGGGCCGGATTTCGACGGGTGCGACGCCGTCCATACCCACATGACCAACACGCGCATGACCGATCCCGAGGTGCTTGAACTCCGCTACCCGGTGCGCGTCGAAACCTTCGAGATCAGGCGCGGCTCCGGCGGCGCCGGGCGGCATCGCGGCGGCGATGGCGTGCGCCGCAGGCTGCGCTTTCTCGAACCGATGACCGTGACGATCCTCGCCTCGCGCCGCACCGTGCCGCCCTTCGGTATGGATGGCGGCGCTCCCGGCGCGGCCGGCCGGCAATGGGTCGAGCGCGCGGAGGTTGGGGGCGAGGTCAGGATCGAGGCCATGGGCGGCCGCGACCAGGCGACGATCGCCGCCGGCGATTCCGTCGTCATCGAAACCCCCGGCGGCGGCGGTTACGGAAACCCGTAG
- the istA gene encoding IS21 family transposase: MPGRHINDHQKRLFMRYRQTDGVALAAAKAGFSTAAGYRLEQERHLPSSPKPPRGRRRPDPLATIFDAEVVPLLEAAPGLRAVAIFEEMCRRHPDLAPGVRRTLERRIRTWRALHGPEQEVIFRQTHEPGAMGLSDFTDMNELGIIVAGAPLDHRLYHFRLVWSGFEHAHVILGGESYVALAEGLQNALWLLGGAPREHRSDSLSAAFRNLTAENVADLTRRYDALCTHYGMTPSRNNRGVAHENGAIESPHGHLKRAVRDALLLRGSTVFVDLEAYRRFIAEIVGRQNRRHAERIDAERAALQKLPDQRTADYEETVVTVTSSGGFTLRKVFYTVPSRLIGQRLRVRLYDNRLELFLAATPLMTLPRGRPQPDGRHGHVVDYRHVIHSLRRKPMALLNLVYRHQLFPRDAYRRTFEHLLEQTPPRDACRIMVELLAIAHERACEAELASVLAADIKAGRQPDLKAIRQRFAPDPASLPALTIPTMPLASYDILLQGAAA; encoded by the coding sequence GTGCCCGGCCGCCACATCAACGACCACCAGAAGAGGCTTTTCATGAGATATCGACAGACAGACGGCGTTGCCCTGGCGGCCGCCAAGGCCGGCTTCAGCACGGCCGCGGGCTACCGGCTCGAGCAGGAGCGGCACTTACCGTCATCGCCGAAGCCGCCGCGCGGCCGGCGCCGCCCGGATCCGCTGGCGACGATCTTCGACGCTGAGGTGGTGCCGCTGCTGGAAGCCGCGCCCGGCCTCAGGGCCGTGGCGATCTTCGAGGAGATGTGCCGGCGGCATCCCGATCTCGCCCCGGGTGTCCGGCGGACGCTCGAGCGGCGTATCCGCACCTGGCGCGCGCTGCACGGGCCGGAGCAGGAGGTCATCTTTCGCCAGACCCATGAGCCGGGCGCGATGGGCCTGTCCGACTTCACCGACATGAACGAGCTCGGCATCATCGTCGCCGGCGCCCCGCTCGACCACCGGCTCTATCACTTCCGCCTGGTCTGGTCCGGCTTCGAGCACGCCCATGTCATCCTGGGCGGCGAGAGCTACGTCGCCCTCGCCGAGGGGCTGCAGAACGCCCTCTGGCTTCTGGGCGGCGCCCCGCGCGAACATCGCAGCGACAGCCTCTCCGCCGCCTTCCGCAACCTCACCGCCGAGAACGTCGCCGACCTGACCCGCCGATATGACGCGCTCTGCACCCATTACGGCATGACCCCGTCGCGCAACAATCGCGGTGTCGCTCATGAGAACGGCGCCATCGAAAGCCCCCACGGCCATCTCAAGCGCGCGGTCCGCGACGCCCTTCTCCTGCGTGGCAGCACAGTCTTCGTCGACCTCGAAGCCTATCGCCGCTTCATCGCCGAGATCGTCGGCCGCCAGAACCGGCGCCACGCCGAGCGCATCGACGCCGAGCGCGCCGCCCTGCAGAAACTCCCCGATCAGCGCACCGCCGATTACGAGGAGACCGTCGTCACCGTCACCTCCTCCGGCGGCTTCACCCTCAGGAAGGTCTTCTACACCGTCCCCTCCCGCCTGATCGGCCAGCGGCTCCGCGTCCGCCTCTATGACAACCGGCTCGAGCTGTTCCTCGCCGCCACCCCGCTGATGACACTCCCCCGCGGCCGGCCACAACCGGATGGCAGGCACGGCCACGTCGTCGACTACCGCCACGTCATCCACAGCCTGCGCCGCAAGCCGATGGCGCTGCTCAATCTCGTCTATCGCCACCAGCTCTTCCCGCGCGATGCCTATCGCCGGACCTTCGAGCACCTGCTCGAGCAGACACCGCCCAGGGACGCGTGCAGGATCATGGTCGAACTCCTCGCCATCGCCCATGAGCGCGCCTGCGAGGCTGAACTCGCCAGCGTCCTCGCCGCCGATATCAAAGCCGGCCGTCAGCCCGACCTCAAGGCCATCCGCCAGCGCTTCGCACCCGATCCTGCCAGCCTGCCCGCACTCACCATCCCGACCATGCCGCTCGCCAGCTATGACATCCTGCTCCAGGGAGCAGCCGCATGA
- a CDS encoding MFS transporter yields the protein MASETSVEEAATRGGLGAFFKEMNPAEWRTFRACAGGWGLDGMDFMIYPLVIGTIMHQWSVAPGPAGLAATLTLLASAVGGWIAGYVSDRIGRVRVLQITILWFSAFSLLSALAQNFDQLVITRTLLGFGFGGEWAAGAILMGEVIRPAYRGRAVGSVQSAWAVGWGLAVLSQAIVFSLAPAAIAWRVMFAIGALPALLVLYLRRNVAEPAIAIAARRNASPGLLAIFGRETLLVTILGALLSTGAQGGYYAITFWMPTFLKVDRHLSIVGSTPYLAVLILGSFVGYLTGAWLSDRLGRRMLFLIFSAGAIITIITYTQIDIPNDAMLILGFPVGFFASGYFSGMGPFLTELFPTRLRGSGQGFCYNFGRGLGALFPALIGFLTKSVGYGNAIAIFAVTAYTLFFLAALALPETRGRVLTA from the coding sequence ATGGCGAGCGAGACAAGCGTGGAGGAAGCCGCGACGCGCGGCGGGCTCGGCGCATTTTTCAAGGAGATGAACCCGGCGGAGTGGCGCACCTTCCGCGCCTGCGCCGGCGGCTGGGGCCTCGACGGGATGGATTTCATGATCTACCCGCTGGTGATCGGCACGATCATGCATCAATGGTCGGTAGCGCCCGGCCCGGCCGGGCTGGCGGCGACGCTGACCCTGCTGGCCTCCGCCGTCGGCGGCTGGATTGCCGGCTACGTGTCCGACCGTATTGGTCGGGTGAGAGTGCTGCAGATCACCATCCTGTGGTTCTCCGCCTTCAGTCTACTCTCTGCCCTTGCGCAGAATTTCGACCAGCTCGTCATCACCCGCACCCTGCTCGGCTTCGGCTTCGGCGGCGAGTGGGCGGCCGGCGCCATCCTGATGGGCGAGGTCATCCGCCCGGCCTATCGCGGGCGCGCGGTGGGGTCGGTGCAATCAGCCTGGGCGGTGGGCTGGGGGCTTGCCGTGCTGTCGCAGGCGATCGTGTTTTCGCTGGCCCCCGCGGCGATTGCCTGGCGGGTGATGTTCGCGATCGGCGCGTTGCCGGCGCTGCTGGTACTCTATCTACGGCGCAACGTCGCCGAGCCGGCGATCGCCATCGCCGCGCGGCGGAACGCCTCGCCCGGGCTGCTGGCGATCTTCGGGCGCGAAACCCTTCTCGTCACTATTCTCGGCGCGCTGCTCTCCACGGGTGCGCAGGGCGGCTACTACGCCATCACCTTCTGGATGCCGACCTTCCTGAAGGTGGATCGGCATCTGAGCATCGTCGGCAGCACGCCCTATCTCGCGGTACTGATTCTCGGCAGCTTCGTCGGCTACCTCACGGGGGCATGGCTGTCCGACCGGCTGGGGCGGCGCATGCTGTTCTTGATCTTCTCGGCGGGCGCGATCATCACTATCATCACCTACACCCAGATCGACATCCCCAACGATGCGATGCTGATCCTCGGCTTTCCCGTCGGCTTCTTCGCCAGCGGCTATTTCTCGGGCATGGGCCCGTTCCTGACCGAGCTGTTCCCGACCCGCCTGCGCGGCTCGGGCCAGGGGTTCTGCTACAATTTCGGCCGCGGCCTCGGCGCGCTGTTTCCGGCGTTGATCGGCTTTCTCACCAAATCGGTTGGGTATGGCAACGCCATCGCGATCTTTGCGGTTACGGCCTATACCCTGTTCTTCCTCGCCGCTCTCGCCCTGCCGGAGACGCGGGGACGCGTGCTGACCGCGTAA
- a CDS encoding amidohydrolase family protein — protein MDEPGPLCPRPAPSPHGPARFRVPHGAVDTHAHVIGAPPQHPYVAERSYTPPPATPEAYLAMLDATGMTHGVLVQVSVHGTDNRLMLETVAAHRARLRGIAVSPPDLPAQAWRAMAEAGVVGLRINTLFGGGVGFDQLDRYEAICAEHGWHLQFLTDVRALGDRAGRLSRLRVPFVIDHMGHFSVAGDAGRRGFDTMLGLVRDGGWVKLSGAYRLDGPPYARTVELARALVGAAPERCVWGSDWPHVANWAHMPNVGDLLDLLADWAPDDAVRDRILTTNAHRLYGFP, from the coding sequence ATGGACGAACCAGGCCCTCTCTGCCCCCGCCCCGCCCCCTCCCCGCACGGTCCCGCGCGGTTCAGGGTGCCGCATGGCGCGGTCGATACGCATGCGCATGTCATCGGCGCGCCGCCGCAACACCCCTATGTCGCCGAACGGAGCTACACCCCGCCGCCGGCGACGCCGGAGGCCTATCTCGCGATGCTCGACGCCACCGGCATGACCCATGGCGTGCTGGTGCAGGTCAGCGTGCATGGCACCGACAACCGGCTGATGCTGGAGACCGTGGCGGCGCATCGCGCCCGCTTGCGGGGCATTGCGGTAAGCCCGCCCGACCTGCCGGCGCAGGCATGGCGGGCGATGGCGGAGGCAGGCGTCGTGGGGCTGCGGATCAACACGCTGTTCGGCGGCGGGGTCGGGTTCGACCAGCTCGACCGCTACGAGGCGATCTGCGCCGAGCATGGCTGGCACCTCCAGTTCCTGACCGATGTTCGCGCGCTCGGCGACCGCGCCGGCCGGCTGAGCCGCCTGCGCGTGCCGTTCGTGATCGACCACATGGGCCATTTCTCGGTTGCCGGGGATGCCGGGCGGCGGGGCTTCGACACCATGCTCGGCCTGGTGCGCGATGGCGGCTGGGTCAAACTCTCGGGTGCCTATCGGCTGGACGGGCCGCCTTATGCGCGGACCGTTGAGCTTGCCCGCGCGCTGGTCGGGGCAGCACCCGAGCGGTGCGTGTGGGGGTCGGACTGGCCTCATGTCGCGAACTGGGCGCATATGCCCAATGTCGGCGACCTGCTCGACCTGCTGGCGGACTGGGCGCCGGATGACGCGGTCCGGGACCGCATCCTCACCACCAACGCCCACCGGCTCTACGGGTTTCCGTAA
- a CDS encoding winged helix DNA-binding protein, translating to MAAKPGRNAAQKPASKVAGEPVVSSAHLAAGRSPGLSAVEFGLNLATMAYQRWMVRCMAAAGLPGLSPLEVLILHTVRHRDRPKQIADIMLVLDIEETHLVTYALRKLAAAGLIEVERAGKEKRVSASAAGIALCARYGEIRERLLVEAAAATGPGETSLEDVATVLRALSGIYNQAARAAATF from the coding sequence TTGGCGGCAAAACCCGGACGCAACGCGGCGCAGAAACCCGCAAGCAAGGTGGCGGGAGAGCCCGTGGTGTCTTCCGCGCATCTGGCGGCGGGGCGGTCGCCCGGATTGTCGGCGGTGGAATTCGGCCTCAACCTCGCGACGATGGCCTATCAGCGCTGGATGGTGCGCTGCATGGCGGCGGCTGGGCTGCCGGGGCTTTCGCCGCTCGAAGTGCTGATCCTGCACACCGTCCGCCATCGCGACCGGCCGAAGCAGATCGCCGACATCATGCTCGTGCTTGACATCGAGGAGACGCATCTCGTCACCTACGCGTTGCGCAAGCTGGCGGCGGCCGGGCTGATCGAGGTCGAGCGCGCGGGCAAGGAAAAGCGTGTGAGCGCCAGCGCCGCCGGCATCGCGCTCTGCGCCCGCTACGGCGAGATCCGCGAGCGCCTGCTGGTCGAGGCGGCCGCTGCGACCGGGCCTGGCGAGACTTCACTCGAAGATGTAGCAACCGTTCTCCGCGCCCTCTCCGGCATCTATAACCAGGCGGCGCGGGCAGCCGCGACATTCTGA
- the istB gene encoding IS21-like element helper ATPase IstB, with protein MSETARTVDAQRLTLLLNELRLPAIKQVWPDFAARADKEAWPAARLLATLAEHEVAERDRRRIERHLLEARLPPGKTIATFTFEAVPMISKAQILALCSGDGWLETGANLLAFGPPGGGKSHLAAAIGLALVENGWRVLFTRTSDLVQKLQIARRELALEATIAKLDKFHLLILDDLAYVTKDQAETSVLFELISARYERRSLMITANQPFGEWGKVFPDPAMTLAAVDRLVHHATIFEMNVESYRRKTAIQRRAGPGRPPTRATINENIRLSLHDNQVAETRLPASNQSD; from the coding sequence ATGAGCGAGACCGCACGCACCGTCGACGCCCAGCGCCTTACCCTGCTGCTCAACGAGCTCAGGCTCCCCGCCATCAAGCAGGTCTGGCCCGACTTCGCCGCCCGCGCCGACAAGGAAGCATGGCCCGCCGCACGCCTCCTCGCCACGCTCGCCGAGCACGAGGTCGCCGAGCGCGACCGCAGGCGCATCGAGCGCCACCTCCTCGAAGCCAGGCTGCCGCCCGGAAAGACCATCGCCACCTTCACCTTCGAGGCCGTGCCGATGATCTCCAAGGCCCAGATCCTCGCCCTCTGCTCCGGCGACGGATGGCTCGAGACCGGCGCCAATCTCCTCGCCTTCGGCCCACCCGGCGGAGGAAAGTCCCATCTCGCCGCAGCCATCGGCCTCGCCCTCGTCGAGAATGGCTGGCGCGTGCTGTTCACCCGCACCTCCGACCTCGTCCAGAAGCTCCAGATCGCACGTCGTGAACTCGCCCTCGAGGCCACCATCGCCAAGCTCGACAAATTCCACCTGCTGATCCTCGACGACCTCGCTTACGTCACCAAGGATCAGGCCGAAACCTCGGTTCTCTTCGAACTCATCAGCGCACGCTACGAGCGTCGCTCCCTGATGATCACCGCCAACCAGCCCTTCGGTGAGTGGGGCAAGGTCTTCCCAGATCCCGCCATGACACTCGCCGCCGTCGACCGCCTCGTCCACCACGCCACCATCTTCGAGATGAACGTCGAAAGCTATCGCCGCAAAACCGCCATCCAACGACGAGCCGGACCAGGACGCCCACCCACACGCGCGACAATCAACGAAAACATCAGATTGTCGCTCCACGACAATCAAGTCGCCGAAACACGCTTGCCAGCATCAAACCAATCCGATTAA